The genome window AGGGCACTGTAATTTTTTATATTGGAAGGTATTTATGTGTAATTGTCAGaaacttcaggggaggtttctgaaattatccctaatatttATACTGTATATAAAGGGAGCCTTAAATTTGGTGTaaacttttttttgtcatctTTTAGATTTCCAGCTTCACCCTCTCGATCACTTAATTATACCACCATATTGCTAATCAACTTAACCACAAATTAACTTTCACCCCAATTATCTAAATATATATTGCCTACCTAACTACCTACAAACATATTGTAACCAACAAGTTAATTAAAATTCTattaaaaaactatttttttttgacaaatattcaaaaaactagtaaaagatcaattttttttttttttgtgtatgaaacagaaaattttATACTAAATTCTTCCATATAAAGGATTGTTCCTAAATTCCACATGCATCGGATGTGCCCTTATCACTTGTTTGAGATAATACGTGTACCCAAACATAGTAATTTGCTTCTAGTCTTTGCTTTGTTTGGTAAAATGgattaaaaatttgaaaaatacccCACTCGACCTTTACAAAACCACACTCCCCAAAGTCAGTGGATAAATACCACAGCCCATGAGCCcactagaaatttaaaaaaCCATAATCTCCAAGACCACTGGAAAAGCACCCAGCCCCTGGTTTCCGGCTTTCCGCAACAACTGATTTACACAAACTTTTGAGATGACAGAATATAAATATGGCTGAACTCCCCAGCACCATCAGCACCAAAGAACATCTTCTCAGAATTCAGAAAAACATCTCTAGTACTCAACCAAGCTTCAAGGGTTCCAGAAAAACTCCATCATCAACAAGGAATCTTTACAGTTTTAAAATTTATCCTTGCTGAAAATGAGTTCAACAAGCAGGGCATGGATAGCAGCACTGAGTGTAGGCGCAGTGGAGGCAATGAAAGATCAGGGATTGAATAGGTGGAACCACACCATGAGGTCAGTACACCAGCTTGCCAAGAACAACCTCAGGTCCCTGTCTCAGACCAAGCAGCTTTCTTCTTCTGCATTGGCTTCATCAAGCAGTGAAGCTAAAGAtcaagaaaaactaaagaagTCTGAAGAATCATTAAGGAAAGTCATGTACTTGAGCTGCTGGGGACCAAATTGATTGAGCCCCCCATTAGTACTACTAGTTTGTGATTTTTACATTTATGGGGTGATGTAAAACAGGAAATTTTTAAGTTTATGGTGTAAaacatttatggtgattttgtacctacaaaattgtaaatttttaaGTTTATGGCATTTTTTGCGCAATGAATTGGTATAGAAAATTTATGTGTTCTTTAATGTGCAATTTCAGTTATCATTTCTTAGTGGGGTCAACTGCATTAGCATCTCGAGAAGGAGTGATAGAGCCAAGGGGTTGAGTTTCCTAGTTAATTTCCTACTAGTTGAATTGAGTTTTGAGGTACTCTTTTTTTTCCACTGGTTTTGCTAAAAACTATATATGGTTATcagtttttctttaatttaattaataaaaGACTATTACATTATTGAAAAGCTCGATGTGAAATGATTGTAATATACTTGAAGCTAAAAAGAAATAtttccctcaaaaaaaaaaaggctacaaAGAAATAGTCGGCAATCAATTTGCCGGGAAAAAAGAATGGGTGACATATTGCAATCTTGTTTTCAATTGATTGGATTAAAA of Coffea arabica cultivar ET-39 chromosome 5c, Coffea Arabica ET-39 HiFi, whole genome shotgun sequence contains these proteins:
- the LOC140007756 gene encoding uncharacterized protein, whose amino-acid sequence is MSSTSRAWIAALSVGAVEAMKDQGLNRWNHTMRSVHQLAKNNLRSLSQTKQLSSSALASSSSEAKDQEKLKKSEESLRKVMYLSCWGPN